A genome region from Bacteroidota bacterium includes the following:
- a CDS encoding YCF48-related protein, whose amino-acid sequence MKGLPFYLTCFLFAASICYSQPHWTPIGNVDFRACQQFGEGRICIATSGGYLLWSSDDGRAWTPQVLDTASGLNSISFLTPLIGYAGADSGRVYKTLDGGKTWECNAVPTTQSLWNVIALSKDTLLACGAGGLIERSIDGGATWNTISIGEHHRLRKFYFQGRRHGYVIGDSMAFYETTDGGSNWSSMTLPYNPGWYDFIGSMDVSPSGDIALGLDSFVAISTDRGATWNKYVVDNQVTDPSFIKYLNDSVIISLHRNFFLEFSTNRGHNWNSARLTSIGYVFVPQYFHDCWPRQNGNLVLCGPQGTIYELQVPLRPDSTGGLLQQYGNSSSPQSGIIARAGGNSRSLRSLASTLDISLNGGYTWHNRDDITHSNAIYIGIDFDSDSTGVLLTSSSSSYSASYTTNNGATWSYLPNDQWIKHRWVRTDTGSDGTLFLSGDGLVASSTDKGYHWSLWDSCAVVKNKTTSFAVGGSFWGQDSAYLHIKNASDSLPGHTLFRTYDHGKTWEHRAIPGDPMNNCRTWFIDPNLGIGADVGGVVLRTTNAGATWDSLQVGFTTGLFSAIAFNKRGSLGIVAGHNSELYETFDSGKTWIRDFPKPFCVSGQKNLTGVYFIDDTTAIVEYPTSLYRRTFSSNSQNEVVIGRILEQHNKENLFPNPATSFVTISRSLSHVVIFDPLGHSYRVPNHDGTLDISSLPPGVYYVSDGTHRARFVKE is encoded by the coding sequence ATGAAAGGCTTGCCGTTTTACCTTACTTGCTTCTTGTTCGCTGCGAGTATCTGCTACTCACAACCGCATTGGACGCCAATCGGCAATGTCGATTTTCGGGCGTGTCAACAATTCGGTGAGGGCCGGATCTGCATTGCCACCAGCGGAGGCTATCTATTATGGAGCAGCGACGATGGACGGGCATGGACGCCACAAGTGCTGGACACAGCAAGCGGGCTAAATTCCATTTCATTCCTGACTCCACTCATCGGTTATGCCGGAGCAGATTCCGGACGCGTTTACAAAACGCTCGATGGCGGAAAGACGTGGGAGTGCAATGCGGTGCCGACAACACAATCGCTATGGAATGTGATTGCGCTATCGAAGGACACACTATTAGCCTGCGGAGCAGGGGGACTGATCGAACGGAGCATCGATGGTGGCGCAACGTGGAACACGATTAGTATTGGCGAACATCATCGACTCCGGAAATTCTATTTTCAGGGCAGAAGGCATGGCTATGTCATAGGAGATTCGATGGCGTTTTACGAAACCACGGATGGTGGTTCGAATTGGTCTTCAATGACACTTCCCTATAATCCAGGGTGGTACGACTTTATTGGTTCAATGGATGTCTCTCCATCGGGTGATATTGCACTCGGACTCGATTCTTTTGTTGCGATCAGCACCGATCGTGGCGCCACATGGAACAAATATGTTGTCGATAACCAAGTAACTGACCCCTCCTTCATTAAGTACTTGAACGATAGTGTCATTATCAGTCTTCATCGAAATTTCTTCTTAGAGTTTAGCACCAATAGAGGTCATAACTGGAACAGTGCTCGGCTCACATCTATCGGCTATGTGTTCGTGCCTCAGTACTTTCATGACTGTTGGCCCAGGCAAAATGGCAATCTCGTTCTATGCGGTCCGCAGGGGACGATATACGAGTTACAAGTTCCGCTCCGGCCTGATAGTACTGGTGGGTTGCTTCAGCAGTATGGTAATTCATCGAGCCCTCAAAGCGGTATCATCGCGCGTGCTGGTGGAAACAGTCGCTCGCTACGCAGCCTTGCTTCTACTTTGGACATCAGTCTCAATGGTGGATACACGTGGCACAACCGAGATGACATTACGCATAGTAACGCGATATATATTGGAATCGACTTTGACTCCGATTCTACTGGCGTACTTCTAACATCATCGAGTAGCTCATATTCGGCTTCTTACACGACAAATAATGGGGCTACCTGGTCTTACTTACCTAACGATCAGTGGATTAAACATAGGTGGGTTCGGACAGATACGGGAAGCGACGGTACGCTCTTCCTCTCGGGTGATGGACTCGTTGCATCATCAACCGATAAGGGTTATCATTGGAGTCTATGGGATTCGTGTGCCGTTGTTAAGAATAAAACCACGTCCTTCGCTGTGGGCGGCTCATTTTGGGGGCAGGATTCCGCATATCTTCATATTAAGAATGCTTCGGATTCTCTTCCGGGACACACACTTTTTCGAACCTACGACCACGGGAAGACTTGGGAACACCGAGCCATCCCGGGAGATCCAATGAACAATTGCCGCACATGGTTTATCGATCCCAATCTCGGCATCGGAGCCGATGTGGGAGGAGTCGTTCTCAGAACAACAAACGCCGGTGCAACATGGGATTCACTACAAGTCGGTTTTACAACAGGTTTATTTTCTGCTATTGCGTTCAACAAAAGAGGATCGCTTGGAATCGTAGCTGGTCACAATTCCGAGCTTTACGAAACATTCGATTCGGGTAAAACATGGATAAGAGATTTTCCGAAGCCCTTTTGCGTAAGCGGACAAAAGAATCTTACGGGCGTGTACTTCATAGACGATACGACCGCGATCGTTGAATATCCAACCTCTCTCTATCGCCGAACATTCTCTTCCAATTCTCAAAATGAGGTCGTTATTGGACGAATATTGGAGCAACATAACAAGGAGAATCTATTTCCAAATCCTGCCACAAGTTTTGTTACCATCTCTCGCAGTCTTTCGCACGTCGTCATTTTCGACCCACTCGGGCACTCATATCGTGTTCCAAATCACGATGGCACGCTGGATATCTCCTCACTTCCCCCCGGCGTCTATTACGTAAGCGATGGCACGCACCGCGCGCGGTTTGTGAAGGAGTGA
- a CDS encoding DUF1573 domain-containing protein, with protein MKKIILVVSVLALCSAFTFSPGDPVHHGPLLVIDTSNTNFGLVPNIGEVEHAIVLRNEGDETLHITGGHPSCGCTVVALKDSLVAPGKETTLLIRFSEKNHPPGEFKKEVSILSNSRDSEQKSFWFYGRLFAAPGSDTARTHTFVKHSVKQ; from the coding sequence ATGAAAAAGATCATTTTGGTTGTCTCGGTTTTAGCCCTGTGTAGTGCATTTACTTTTTCGCCTGGCGATCCAGTGCATCATGGTCCACTCCTCGTCATTGATACGAGCAACACGAACTTCGGGTTAGTGCCGAATATCGGGGAAGTGGAGCATGCCATTGTGCTTCGGAACGAGGGCGACGAAACGCTTCACATCACCGGCGGCCATCCGTCATGTGGTTGCACTGTTGTTGCTCTCAAGGATAGTCTGGTCGCCCCCGGCAAAGAGACAACCCTTCTTATTCGATTCTCGGAAAAGAATCATCCACCTGGCGAATTTAAGAAGGAGGTTTCGATCCTTTCGAATTCTCGGGATTCCGAACAGAAAAGCTTTTGGTTTTATGGTCGCCTCTTCGCCGCCCCCGGTTCGGACACCGCCAGAACTCATACCTTCGTCAAGCATTCAGTGAAGCAATAA
- a CDS encoding T9SS type A sorting domain-containing protein translates to MITKRILLLMMLLYSLPAIASAQSFWLHRPLLGSRTIGVQGQIVALDSNEYLIADGVSDFEPLTTDYGNTWKFVMVDSPKYLLRYSYSYIGFVHPTHNMILVACNDHAVGHLVRSTDDGATWKDTTMGSYVKNEPGNFITAIAALDSNHIVILVGDTVTYLSNRAMLTSDGGASWRSTPTPPFEYQRPTYRPVNPAITYLDSITLLVAALNSDPYSVLYRTTDLGITWDTVLRANTLATKFAFINSKVGFASGMIIDFNTLEETSTIDKTTDGGITWARVLTRHVTVHDGLNSIAFADSLHGLACGYEGLILRTTDGGTTWTEMSSDYTADAQDIDELTDVAYPDVNHAMIPSSDGGVLIYHPNGILRLPNITYPHFSPPDVPRTFDITWDPVPGATRYSLTIVGSVVAQNDTLIVRDTNITTTSYHLSNLLDTNPTQRGVQYQMYLTAYNATNESNTAQRIFIVHHTTADVSARAPESAMLTIYPNPASGELTVDGAQAALTITDALGRACGVPQNSRTFSVSRLPAGVYYVSDGHSRSRFVKH, encoded by the coding sequence ATGATTACCAAACGAATTCTGCTTTTGATGATGCTTTTGTACTCGTTGCCAGCCATCGCATCCGCACAATCGTTTTGGCTGCACCGGCCGCTGCTCGGATCACGCACCATTGGAGTTCAAGGGCAAATTGTCGCTCTTGATTCCAACGAATACCTGATTGCGGACGGTGTATCCGATTTCGAACCGCTGACGACCGATTACGGCAACACGTGGAAGTTCGTCATGGTGGACTCACCAAAATATCTGCTACGATACTCCTATTCCTATATAGGCTTTGTCCATCCCACTCACAACATGATTCTTGTCGCGTGCAACGACCATGCAGTCGGGCATCTTGTTCGCTCCACGGATGACGGGGCGACATGGAAAGATACAACCATGGGTTCTTATGTGAAGAATGAGCCGGGCAATTTCATCACGGCGATTGCGGCACTCGATAGCAACCATATCGTGATCCTTGTCGGCGACACCGTCACCTATCTTTCCAATCGTGCAATGCTCACATCGGATGGCGGAGCTTCATGGCGATCTACCCCGACACCTCCGTTTGAATATCAGCGACCGACTTATAGGCCGGTCAACCCCGCCATCACCTATCTCGATTCAATCACACTGTTGGTGGCTGCCCTCAATAGCGATCCATATAGTGTTCTTTATCGAACGACAGACCTCGGAATCACCTGGGACACCGTGTTGAGAGCGAATACGCTCGCAACGAAATTCGCCTTCATTAATTCGAAAGTGGGCTTCGCTTCGGGAATGATCATCGATTTCAACACGCTTGAAGAGACCTCCACAATCGACAAGACCACCGATGGCGGCATCACCTGGGCTCGTGTACTCACGCGGCATGTCACAGTCCATGATGGGCTGAATAGTATCGCCTTCGCCGACTCACTTCACGGTTTGGCGTGTGGCTACGAAGGGTTAATCCTGCGAACGACCGATGGAGGTACTACCTGGACTGAAATGAGTTCAGACTACACTGCAGATGCTCAAGACATCGATGAACTTACAGATGTGGCTTATCCAGATGTAAACCATGCCATGATTCCTTCATCGGATGGGGGTGTCCTAATTTACCATCCCAATGGGATCCTAAGGCTTCCGAATATCACCTATCCACACTTCAGTCCGCCGGACGTGCCGCGGACGTTCGATATTACGTGGGATCCAGTGCCGGGCGCAACGCGGTATTCCCTTACAATCGTGGGCTCAGTCGTTGCCCAAAACGACACGCTGATTGTGAGGGATACGAACATCACAACCACATCGTATCACCTGAGCAATTTGCTGGATACAAATCCAACACAGCGGGGAGTGCAATATCAGATGTACTTAACGGCGTATAACGCCACGAACGAAAGCAATACGGCGCAAAGGATTTTCATTGTACACCACACCACTGCAGACGTTAGCGCGCGTGCGCCAGAATCTGCCATGCTTACGATTTACCCAAACCCTGCGTCGGGCGAACTTACCGTGGATGGCGCACAGGCGGCACTCACGATCACCGACGCCTTGGGGCGCGCATGTGGTGTTCCCCAAAACTCTCGTACGTTCAGTGTCTCCAGGCTTCCGGCAGGAGTGTATTACGTGAGCGATGGTCATTCACGTTCGCGATTTGTCAAGCACTAG